The Candidatus Hamiltonella defensa 5AT (Acyrthosiphon pisum) DNA window GCAATGTGACCTAAAGATAGGGTAATAAGGAATGTGATGCTAAATGAGCATTTTTTTTAAACCAGAAAAAAATGGATTATTTCATATTAAAATTGCTCTCTTTTTTCATATTAGCATCCGGCTTATTTTTAGAATCTTTTTTCATCCTTTTTTTTTCAGTTTTTTTATGATACTTCTCAATTTTAGTCTTTTTGATATTACCCGCTGAATCAGCCGTCGAAGAAGTCACTGCTGAAGACGCCACTTTAGAAGTGACTTCCGTAGGGTTGGGTTGCTTCAACATAGAACCTTCCGCAGCAATAGCAGTGGAAGATATCGTCACTGCAATAATGAATGCTAATGTTTTTTTCATATTTGATTCCTCAAAAAGTTTGTTTTGCCCCCCCTATCGGGAGTGTGTTTATCATATAGTAATCAGTTTATTATTTCTATGGGTGATAAATGGATCGAGTATATTTTATACAAAGTCGCTCTATTATATGAAAAAAACAACCGCCGATTTTTCATTAACCGCCGGCGACAAAACTCCCTCCATGCAGTAAACGAGAGAGCAGAGGCATCATTTCTTTCATAAATTGCAATAAAGTGGTCAAGAGGTCTATCACTATTTTTTGGTTATTCTGAAACATAGTGTCAGCTGACTGAACCATGTCAGTTGCATTTTGAGCAAACGCATTGTCGTAATTTGATTGCTTATAATCATTTTGACTGGCGATGCCACCAAGACCAGACACACCACTGCTAGCATGACCGGCAATAGAACCCAACTCATTTCCTTTTGCCATACCATAAGATGAGCATACCGCCCCAAGTAAGCCCCCGAAAATTTTGCAACCACTATCAATATAACCTCCTTTTGCTTTTTCATCTGCTGAGGCCAGCATGAGCTCGCATCTACGCATTTGGCTTTTATCTTTCAGCTCAAGGTCCATGCAGTTCTTTTTTAAAGTCTCTAATGCCACCAGCATGATCATGATCATGAGCTGTAACATGACGAGCTCCATGTTATCTGAAGGCCCGTTAGCTATGTCATGTACACGTTTACTGATAGTATCTAGATTATCTAAAATGATACCGTTTTTAGGATTATTACTGATTTCAGACTTTTCAAGAATCTTTACGATAGGGAACGCATACTTTAAACATATCTTTGCCATAGGCTCTATATCTTTGTCATTTATTTGTGATTTATTCTTTCCTTCGATAGTGGCTGAAGGAATACTGTTTAGTTCTTCCTCCATTTTTTTTGTTATTTTTATTAACTCTGGGTCAGGCTTGACTTTTTTACCATTCACTTTCAGTTCTTCTTCAATAGTCTTCAATATAACGCTGGAAAATCCTGGTCGCTCTTCCTTTAATTTTGATTTATCACTTTGATCGTTTTCAAAAGTTGGAGAAGCTTTCTCTGGGTTTACAGAAAAAAAGTTTGAAGTAGTTTGAGTTAATCCGGTATTGTAATTCATAATGATCTCCTGATTTTTATTTATGGTGAGTGGCCTACTAGTTAATTACCCACCCATTATTAAGTCATTCAGCTGCCCCACCTGCTGTAACGATTTAATGGTTTCTTGCTGCTCTGCTTGAAGAAATTTCACTTCATTTTGCTGATTTTTTTGGTTTAGTTCTGTCCTTTTTTTGGTATTATCGACCTCATTTTTAGAAATCTCTCTTTCTGCAGCGTCTTTTTCCTGTTCGTATGTTAAGCCTGTGACTTGCCATTCTATGATACCGTCAAATGTTAATTTTGATGCTTCAACAAAGGCTTGAGCTGCACGATACCCTGCAAATCTGAATGATCTGAAAGCCGTTTTTTCGATTTCTTTAGATACTGACATTAATATAATCTGATTGATTGCTTCTTGTGTGATTTCTTCTCCATCTTTGGCGGCTTGCTTAGCGGCTTTCATTACGTTCTGCTTAATGCGGTTTATGATTTGTTTTTTTGATTTTTCAAAAAATTCTGTTGCTCGATCGATATTTTTTTGGATATTTTTTGGTTTAGCATTAATGTCCTCGAATGCAAATTCAGCCTCTTCACCCTCACCCGACGCCATATTTTTCAGCTCAATTCCTCCTTCCTCCGGGTTAAAGTTAAACCTTTCAGAAAGATTTTCGATAAACTCTTCTGCTTCTTTTCCAAGCTGTTTTTCCATTCTCTCTTCAAGTAATTTGATCCCCTTTTTCTCCATGCCTTCTGCGGCGGCTTCAGCCAATCGGGATGATCCAACTTTAGCAGCATCTGCAAGAGCGTCACTACCTCCCTTTCTGATGAGTTTTACTGCACCTTCTTTTAGTAATTTAGCGGGCTTATAGAGAACAGAAAACATATCAGTCATTAGTGCAACAAACTGAAAAAACGTTGATAAACCCGTTAAGACTTCAATTGCTTTATCTTCTGCCTCCTTATTACCAATATGGCAGGCTTCCAGAATTTGACATAAATCTTTTGCCAAACCGCACGCACCTGCAAGAATATTAGCCGCACCAGAGACTTCATCTCCGATACAAACTTCTACTACACCAATGATAACCTGGACCACATTAACGATAACGTCTATTAATTTATCCCACCAGCTTCTTTCTTCATTTTTTTTAATTTGTTCTTGTTGTTGATGAATCATATCTACCAATTTTTGGTGCTCATAATCTATTAATAATTTTTGATGTTTAAGATTATCCCTGTCTTGTTGATTCTGT harbors:
- a CDS encoding transposase codes for the protein MNYNTGLTQTTSNFFSVNPEKASPTFENDQSDKSKLKEERPGFSSVILKTIEEELKVNGKKVKPDPELIKITKKMEEELNSIPSATIEGKNKSQINDKDIEPMAKICLKYAFPIVKILEKSEISNNPKNGIILDNLDTISKRVHDIANGPSDNMELVMLQLMIMIMLVALETLKKNCMDLELKDKSQMRRCELMLASADEKAKGGYIDSGCKIFGGLLGAVCSSYGMAKGNELGSIAGHASSGVSGLGGIASQNDYKQSNYDNAFAQNATDMVQSADTMFQNNQKIVIDLLTTLLQFMKEMMPLLSRLLHGGSFVAGG
- a CDS encoding type III secretion system protein, yielding MVAEIDVNQTKYHGFQKQKEVGTLTSFIDKKKEEKTQEQELKKILKQLKQRFVNFNLKSENLILILKNHTSQTEAVNSLEKQLKNQSLAPHERQEIISNLLPHIKNFFNHSNTKNDKAISQRSAIKKSSIELKDKIPTALDAIKGANHLLDSISDFCNLSHVSDLMGASPEKAKEAIKMTLYQLHSLGKDLDSFSSNKDLVNLFSRLKTLHSNLLLLQNTPDFSVNNNHDAYLNFGNNIINNNLSFQNIMIAVFLHYQQVVINNMSSQNQQDRDNLKHQKLLIDYEHQKLVDMIHQQQEQIKKNEERSWWDKLIDVIVNVVQVIIGVVEVCIGDEVSGAANILAGACGLAKDLCQILEACHIGNKEAEDKAIEVLTGLSTFFQFVALMTDMFSVLYKPAKLLKEGAVKLIRKGGSDALADAAKVGSSRLAEAAAEGMEKKGIKLLEERMEKQLGKEAEEFIENLSERFNFNPEEGGIELKNMASGEGEEAEFAFEDINAKPKNIQKNIDRATEFFEKSKKQIINRIKQNVMKAAKQAAKDGEEITQEAINQIILMSVSKEIEKTAFRSFRFAGYRAAQAFVEASKLTFDGIIEWQVTGLTYEQEKDAAEREISKNEVDNTKKRTELNQKNQQNEVKFLQAEQQETIKSLQQVGQLNDLIMGG